A window from uncultured Desulfobacter sp. encodes these proteins:
- a CDS encoding sigma-54 dependent transcriptional regulator gives MAHLLIVDDEEKMRNLLSMMLERKGFQIDQAVHGQHALTLLEKKEYDLVISDIKMPEMDGKALIRTMRKQKILTPVIFITAFATIDSAVEMMQEGASDYVTKPFEESKILLTIGRAMALSRLISENQQMKEVIARSSQGHELIFSSQEMDEVVALAENVATVDTAVLILGESGTGKEVVANHIHRQSLRKDKRFVAVNCAAISSNLVESELFGYEKGAFTGAAARTRGKFEFASGGTLFLDEIGDLPLESQGKLLRALQEKKFQRVGGNEEIPVDVRVVCATNRNLEQMVAQNRFRQDLFYRINVFPIMIPPLRARKEDIVPLAEYIMGTFSFGQNHTLTEGACQRLKEYTWPGNVRELANVLERCLILTRDTGQITADTLSFLQVPGARQTRTVSIQLPAGGIPLQQVQMTLVQQALQASGNNQTTAAKLLGLSRSKFRVLLKNMEEVS, from the coding sequence ATGGCACACTTACTGATTGTTGACGACGAAGAAAAGATGCGGAACCTTCTTTCGATGATGCTTGAAAGAAAAGGCTTCCAAATTGATCAAGCGGTCCATGGCCAACATGCACTGACGCTTTTAGAAAAAAAAGAATATGACCTGGTGATTTCGGACATCAAAATGCCGGAAATGGACGGTAAGGCATTGATTCGAACCATGCGCAAGCAAAAAATATTGACCCCGGTGATCTTTATTACCGCCTTTGCCACCATTGATTCCGCTGTTGAAATGATGCAGGAAGGGGCCAGCGACTATGTAACCAAACCCTTTGAAGAGTCTAAAATCCTGCTCACCATTGGGCGGGCCATGGCCCTGTCCCGCCTTATTTCTGAAAATCAGCAGATGAAAGAAGTGATCGCCCGTTCAAGCCAGGGACATGAGCTTATATTCAGCTCCCAGGAGATGGATGAGGTGGTAGCCCTTGCCGAAAATGTGGCCACCGTGGATACGGCCGTGCTGATCCTGGGTGAGTCGGGAACGGGAAAAGAGGTGGTGGCTAACCACATCCACAGGCAGAGCCTGAGAAAAGACAAACGATTCGTGGCGGTGAATTGCGCAGCGATTTCATCCAACCTTGTGGAGTCCGAACTGTTCGGCTACGAAAAAGGTGCCTTTACCGGCGCGGCCGCCCGGACCCGGGGTAAATTTGAGTTTGCCAGCGGAGGGACCCTGTTTCTGGACGAAATCGGAGATCTGCCTCTGGAGTCCCAGGGAAAGCTGCTTCGGGCACTGCAGGAAAAAAAGTTCCAGCGGGTGGGCGGCAATGAAGAGATCCCGGTGGATGTCCGGGTTGTCTGTGCCACAAACCGGAACCTGGAACAGATGGTTGCCCAGAACAGATTCAGGCAGGACCTGTTTTATCGGATCAATGTTTTTCCCATCATGATTCCGCCCCTTCGTGCCAGAAAAGAGGATATCGTGCCTTTGGCCGAATATATCATGGGCACATTCTCCTTTGGGCAAAACCATACCTTGACCGAAGGCGCCTGCCAGAGACTTAAGGAATATACCTGGCCCGGCAATGTCAGAGAACTGGCCAATGTTCTGGAGCGCTGCCTGATCCTCACCCGGGACACCGGTCAGATCACGGCTGACACCCTCTCCTTTCTCCAGGTACCGGGCGCCCGGCAGACCCGGACCGTCAGTATCCAACTGCCGGCCGGAGGCATCCCTTTACAACAGGTACAGATGACCCTTGTCCAACAAGCGCTCCAGGCCTCGGGCAACAACCAGACCACGGCCGCCAAACTTCTGGGTTTAAGCCGGTCAAAATTCAGGGTATTGCTGAAAAATATGGAGGAAGTAAGCTAA
- a CDS encoding sugar transferase, whose amino-acid sequence MKTILITGASGFVGSALLKHFNDVGCYNIVAGLRRDFPDMSAGVEGCHIGDIGSENDWIKTLSNVDIVIHAAARNHVMNETVTDPLAEFRQVNVEGTLNLARQAALAGVERFIFISSVKVHGETNPLESSFTEADPCNPKEPYAVSKYEAEQGVKKIAEETGMEFVVVRPPLIYGPGVKGNFSSMITWVYKGIPLPLGAVFNQRSFIAINNFVDFIIHCIDHPAAANQVFLVSDGQDLSTTELLRRVGKQLNRPARLIPVPARLLAFGLSLLGKQAVAQRLVGSLHIDISKAHDLLNWNPPVGVDEGIKRCVTNMPAIEVQTEWKTLRFFDIVFSAVGLILTSPLLLVLTILGLFDTGSPIFRQERVGKNKKSFVLVKFRTMQLNTESVASHLASNTSITRFGHFLRRAKLDELPQLWNVLKGDMSLVGPRPCLFSQDELIQERGTRNVFDVHPGITGLAQVNGIDMSTPKLLAQTDQKMMESLSVKTYLRYIFMTIAGKGAGDRVKS is encoded by the coding sequence ATGAAAACAATCCTTATTACCGGTGCTTCAGGGTTTGTAGGTTCGGCCTTATTGAAACATTTTAATGATGTCGGCTGCTATAATATTGTCGCCGGTTTGCGGCGGGATTTCCCTGATATGTCTGCTGGCGTTGAAGGTTGCCATATAGGTGACATTGGAAGTGAAAATGATTGGATAAAAACGCTCTCAAATGTTGATATTGTTATTCATGCCGCAGCCCGTAATCATGTGATGAATGAAACTGTGACCGATCCTTTAGCTGAGTTTCGTCAAGTTAATGTTGAAGGAACCCTTAATCTGGCAAGACAGGCTGCTCTTGCCGGTGTAGAAAGGTTTATTTTTATCAGCTCAGTCAAGGTTCACGGCGAAACAAACCCATTGGAATCATCGTTTACTGAGGCTGATCCCTGCAACCCCAAAGAGCCATATGCTGTCTCTAAGTATGAAGCCGAACAAGGGGTGAAGAAAATTGCTGAGGAGACCGGCATGGAATTTGTCGTTGTTCGGCCCCCTTTAATTTATGGGCCAGGTGTTAAGGGTAATTTTTCGTCTATGATCACGTGGGTTTATAAGGGGATTCCACTGCCGTTGGGGGCTGTTTTTAATCAGCGAAGTTTTATTGCCATAAACAATTTTGTTGATTTTATAATCCACTGTATTGATCACCCTGCTGCAGCAAACCAAGTTTTTCTGGTTTCTGACGGGCAAGATTTGTCCACCACTGAGCTTTTGCGGCGTGTTGGAAAGCAGTTGAACAGGCCTGCCCGATTGATACCTGTGCCTGCCAGATTGTTGGCATTTGGTTTGTCACTATTGGGAAAGCAGGCTGTTGCGCAACGTTTAGTAGGGTCCTTACATATTGATATCAGCAAAGCGCATGATTTATTGAACTGGAATCCGCCGGTCGGTGTTGATGAGGGGATCAAGCGCTGTGTGACGAATATGCCAGCGATCGAGGTTCAGACCGAATGGAAAACTTTACGTTTTTTCGATATTGTATTTTCAGCCGTGGGGCTAATTTTGACTTCACCGCTTCTTCTGGTCCTGACAATTCTTGGTCTATTTGATACGGGGTCACCGATTTTTCGGCAGGAACGCGTCGGTAAAAATAAAAAATCTTTCGTATTGGTTAAATTTCGTACTATGCAGCTTAATACCGAATCAGTTGCCAGCCATTTAGCAAGTAACACCTCCATAACAAGGTTTGGGCATTTTTTACGTCGTGCTAAACTGGATGAATTGCCTCAACTGTGGAATGTTTTAAAAGGTGACATGAGTTTGGTCGGTCCGCGCCCATGTTTGTTTAGTCAGGATGAATTGATTCAGGAGCGCGGCACCAGAAATGTTTTTGATGTCCACCCAGGGATTACAGGGCTTGCCCAGGTGAACGGCATTGATATGTCAACACCGAAACTATTAGCCCAGACAGATCAAAAAATGATGGAATCCTTGTCGGTAAAAACGTACCTTCGCTATATTTTTATGACCATTGCTGGTAAAGGGGCTGGTGATCGGGTGAAAAGCTGA
- a CDS encoding HAMP domain-containing sensor histidine kinase, with amino-acid sequence MNIRCFTRRIGIHIKIVSVAVILICITVLTLGYFGVTLINGFLTQRFNQRINFMAQYLALNSELGILIDEQNLLKGLTVNILKEDDIRAVEIVDRAGEILVNEVRQIPGPFNAVEKEVFVSSTESSPSWFTGLSVNSGREYIGFVRVTYSRQGIENLILKMTQRFVATAVVLTIIAGIIFYFISRSIVSPLISLADTARKISMGNRTIRARRGGTSPEIARLAEAFNEMLDSLAKGRQTLVQAYEKMTHQEALAEVGKFSMMIAHEVKNPLGIIKSAVEILKTDFEIPQDNIPLNYAEEEIVRLNTLIESFLIFSKPAKPKFEKTDLNRMMEQVIMGFEIQYDNDQLEMISNIPKTPFNAEADFDLLSRGIANIIKNACEANKEKGRVTATVQIRGNKWVLKVCDQGPGIKPADKNHIFEPFYTTKAKGTGLGLAFAGQVVKAHGGSITIEDAENKGSCFVISLFSGGIEQQMEAMI; translated from the coding sequence ATGAACATCCGGTGTTTTACCCGGCGCATCGGCATCCACATAAAAATTGTTTCCGTAGCCGTCATCCTCATCTGCATCACAGTGCTGACCTTAGGCTATTTTGGCGTAACCCTGATCAACGGTTTTCTGACCCAGAGGTTCAACCAGCGAATCAATTTCATGGCCCAGTATTTAGCGTTGAATTCAGAACTTGGAATACTCATTGATGAACAGAACCTGTTAAAGGGCTTAACTGTCAACATACTTAAAGAAGATGATATCCGGGCGGTTGAAATTGTTGACCGGGCGGGGGAGATTTTAGTGAATGAAGTTCGTCAAATCCCCGGCCCCTTCAATGCTGTGGAAAAGGAAGTATTTGTAAGCAGCACGGAAAGCAGCCCATCATGGTTTACCGGGCTTTCCGTCAATTCAGGTCGTGAATACATCGGCTTTGTCCGGGTGACCTATTCCAGACAGGGAATAGAAAACCTTATCCTGAAAATGACCCAACGCTTTGTGGCCACAGCCGTCGTATTGACAATTATAGCCGGGATAATCTTTTATTTTATCTCGAGGTCTATCGTCTCTCCGTTGATTTCGTTGGCAGATACCGCGCGAAAAATTTCGATGGGCAACAGAACCATCCGGGCCCGGCGGGGAGGCACGAGCCCTGAAATCGCAAGATTGGCCGAGGCCTTCAATGAGATGCTGGATTCACTGGCAAAAGGAAGACAGACCCTGGTGCAGGCCTATGAAAAAATGACCCACCAGGAAGCCCTGGCAGAAGTGGGCAAATTTTCCATGATGATAGCCCACGAGGTAAAAAACCCCCTGGGGATTATCAAAAGCGCCGTTGAAATTCTGAAAACGGACTTTGAAATTCCCCAGGACAATATCCCTCTGAACTATGCCGAAGAGGAAATTGTCAGACTGAACACCCTCATTGAGAGTTTTCTCATTTTTTCAAAACCGGCCAAACCCAAATTTGAAAAGACGGATCTCAACCGAATGATGGAGCAGGTGATCATGGGATTTGAAATTCAATACGACAACGATCAATTAGAGATGATCTCCAACATTCCAAAGACACCTTTTAATGCAGAAGCTGATTTTGATTTGCTATCCAGAGGGATTGCCAATATCATTAAAAATGCCTGCGAGGCCAACAAAGAAAAAGGAAGGGTAACGGCAACAGTACAAATCCGCGGGAACAAGTGGGTACTCAAAGTCTGCGACCAGGGGCCTGGCATCAAACCGGCAGACAAGAATCATATTTTTGAACCATTCTATACCACTAAAGCCAAAGGAACAGGCTTGGGCCTGGCCTTTGCAGGCCAGGTCGTCAAAGCCCATGGCGGCAGTATTACCATCGAAGACGCTGAAAACAAAGGCAGTTGTTTTGTAATTAGCCTGTTCTCCGGAGGAATTGAGCAACAGATGGAGGCGATGATATAA
- a CDS encoding MBL fold metallo-hydrolase, with amino-acid sequence MNPVKVIHLGAEKCVTGSCHLVRFSGHKGRDINILVDCGKAQGRDPELPINRFPVAPSKLHYLFLTHAHIDHIGRVPDLIEAGFDGEIICTQPTKALLGPMLRDALSFTGRDTYRSRQLEQKIDELSWGFEYGQEFNLKSGIRFRLGNAGHILGSCFIRFSFPQDKDGSEYRVVFSGDLGCRNTPILPDPEKPESCDLLVLESTYGDRNHESRAQRIETLERCIENALADGGLIYIPAFSLGRTQELIYELDRIGVRVPVFIDSPLGLEITEIYSKMEQFWDLEAKALRTWGDHPINFKHLYSVERFRDHQRLMEFQGPGIIIAGSGMCTGGRIMDHLECGLKNPKNDIFFVGYQARGTLGRQIVDGRVPVHARVHNLSGYSAHADQAALIDWVESMEVPPKEIRLVHGDDNARSVLSRRLGL; translated from the coding sequence ATGAATCCTGTCAAAGTAATCCATCTTGGCGCAGAAAAATGTGTAACCGGTTCCTGCCATCTGGTTCGATTTTCCGGACATAAGGGCCGGGATATAAATATTCTTGTTGACTGTGGCAAGGCCCAGGGTCGTGATCCTGAGCTTCCCATCAACAGATTCCCTGTTGCTCCTTCTAAGTTGCACTATCTCTTTTTGACCCATGCGCATATTGATCATATTGGCCGTGTGCCGGATTTGATTGAGGCGGGATTTGACGGGGAGATTATATGCACTCAGCCAACCAAGGCTCTGCTGGGTCCCATGCTCAGGGATGCACTTTCTTTTACCGGGAGGGACACATACCGGAGCCGACAGCTTGAACAGAAGATAGATGAATTGTCATGGGGATTTGAATATGGGCAGGAGTTTAATCTCAAAAGCGGGATTCGTTTTCGCTTAGGCAATGCGGGGCATATTCTCGGGTCCTGTTTTATTCGCTTCAGTTTTCCCCAGGATAAAGACGGAAGTGAATATCGGGTGGTTTTTTCAGGAGACCTGGGATGTCGGAATACGCCGATTCTGCCTGACCCGGAAAAGCCCGAATCATGTGATTTGTTAGTTCTTGAATCGACCTATGGGGACAGGAATCATGAAAGTCGGGCTCAGCGGATTGAGACGCTTGAGCGTTGCATTGAAAACGCGTTGGCTGATGGAGGACTCATTTATATTCCTGCGTTTTCTTTGGGGCGGACCCAGGAACTGATCTACGAACTGGACAGGATCGGTGTCCGGGTGCCGGTATTTATTGATTCTCCGTTGGGCCTTGAAATCACAGAAATTTATTCCAAAATGGAGCAGTTCTGGGATCTGGAAGCAAAAGCGCTAAGAACTTGGGGCGACCATCCTATTAATTTCAAACACCTTTATTCTGTGGAACGGTTTCGAGACCACCAGCGGTTAATGGAGTTTCAAGGGCCCGGGATCATAATTGCCGGCAGCGGTATGTGTACTGGCGGCCGAATCATGGATCATCTTGAGTGCGGGCTGAAAAATCCAAAAAATGACATCTTTTTTGTGGGGTATCAAGCCAGGGGAACTTTAGGACGACAAATCGTTGACGGAAGGGTGCCGGTCCACGCCCGGGTGCATAATTTGTCTGGCTACTCCGCCCATGCGGATCAGGCGGCCCTGATCGACTGGGTGGAATCCATGGAGGTGCCGCCCAAAGAGATCCGGTTGGTGCATGGGGATGACAACGCCAGAAGCGTCCTATCAAGGCGTTTGGGATTATAA
- a CDS encoding ComEA family DNA-binding protein — MKTRSKKIAAILVCMLAVFYMTPVMGQGKININTASKEQLMTMKGVGEAIAQRIIEYREATPFQTIEDILKVKGIGTKILASNKHLISVTDE; from the coding sequence ATGAAAACAAGATCTAAAAAAATCGCGGCAATATTGGTATGTATGCTTGCAGTCTTCTATATGACACCCGTCATGGGACAAGGAAAAATTAATATCAACACGGCATCCAAAGAACAGCTTATGACGATGAAAGGCGTGGGAGAAGCAATAGCCCAAAGGATTATTGAGTACCGTGAGGCAACACCGTTCCAAACCATAGAGGATATCCTAAAAGTAAAGGGCATTGGCACTAAAATTTTGGCATCCAACAAACATCTAATCAGTGTGACGGACGAATGA
- a CDS encoding TonB-dependent receptor plug domain-containing protein, producing MGMTSRIIATLMTFLLWFPAQNVRASDTMLMFVGEDLEVLSIASRREEAAWSAPAIADVITRERFENKGAVTLSQALADQPGFYMNQTEKGTVPYLRGIQNSTLFLFDTVPMGSGIRKSDNMIDYETSLAPVKRIEIVRGTGSVLWGPDAFAGVVNAVPLSGRDFQGLETGLLITSEDSPGEAYVNWGGRSSNWTGFVSVSGRRADKADDPYNVVHFWEDIDLKAPLASRYGRGKPDDSHFVNLYASAGYSDWLTFSAKVADNKNAYTVSDWEGIYSWEEQAVNRSAQYKVEAARRFSPDNGIRFTGYYSQTRQDLSFVDKTFNVDETSWFGEVIYDHSFFNSSGLVTVGTSIKHDDFQGVPVWETFLPDYFTPDNEFSVPDVNQINTDNSLKSFFGQYRHDIEPIEVWAGIRYDNHKAYEDRASYNVGFAWDLGQFKFKSLYGTAYRSPFARQIDETDGDSLEQIRNFNVQISWKNQDTKAAVTLFQNKISNHVMEDRYAGAGLSTANSQTIEGMELEMSHQFFGSLSISGNLTLLDNNGPRETYFYHDYNHYDDQGNLVEKHYQALEYAYDTGPTTMGNIQAKWQMTDHLTLAPELRYFSRRKLYYPVSDETRICPEAWIMDINLNIKDILPFDLTLFVNNLFDHEYLSPGLYSITRASGLSAGIHFSYQW from the coding sequence ATGGGAATGACTTCCCGCATCATAGCAACACTAATGACATTTTTGCTCTGGTTCCCGGCGCAGAATGTCCGGGCTTCGGATACTATGCTCATGTTTGTGGGCGAGGATCTTGAAGTTCTAAGCATTGCCTCCCGCAGGGAGGAGGCGGCCTGGAGTGCGCCTGCCATTGCCGATGTCATTACCCGTGAAAGGTTTGAAAATAAGGGGGCGGTGACCCTCTCCCAGGCTCTGGCCGATCAGCCCGGATTTTACATGAACCAGACAGAGAAGGGAACGGTTCCCTATCTGCGGGGCATACAAAACTCAACACTTTTCCTCTTCGATACCGTTCCCATGGGATCCGGCATCCGTAAGTCCGACAATATGATCGACTATGAAACCTCCCTTGCCCCTGTCAAGCGAATTGAAATTGTCCGGGGCACAGGCTCAGTGCTTTGGGGCCCGGACGCCTTTGCCGGAGTGGTCAACGCGGTGCCGTTATCGGGCAGAGATTTCCAGGGCCTGGAGACCGGACTTCTCATCACATCGGAAGATTCTCCGGGAGAAGCATATGTGAACTGGGGGGGCAGATCTTCAAACTGGACAGGTTTTGTATCTGTTTCCGGGCGCAGGGCGGATAAAGCCGACGATCCTTACAACGTGGTGCACTTCTGGGAAGATATTGACCTGAAAGCCCCCCTTGCATCCCGCTACGGCAGGGGTAAGCCGGATGACTCCCATTTTGTGAATCTGTATGCCAGCGCAGGCTACAGCGACTGGCTGACCTTCTCGGCAAAGGTGGCAGACAACAAGAATGCATACACGGTCTCAGACTGGGAAGGCATTTACAGCTGGGAAGAGCAGGCAGTCAATCGATCAGCGCAATACAAGGTAGAGGCCGCCAGACGGTTCAGCCCGGACAACGGAATCCGATTTACAGGCTACTACAGCCAGACCCGTCAGGATCTGTCTTTTGTGGACAAGACCTTTAATGTGGATGAAACCTCCTGGTTCGGAGAGGTCATCTATGACCACTCTTTTTTTAACAGCAGCGGTTTAGTAACGGTGGGCACGTCGATAAAACACGATGATTTTCAAGGGGTTCCGGTGTGGGAAACTTTTTTGCCGGACTATTTCACGCCTGACAATGAATTCTCTGTTCCCGATGTCAACCAAATCAATACTGACAATTCTCTAAAATCCTTTTTCGGCCAGTACCGCCATGATATAGAACCCATTGAGGTGTGGGCCGGCATCCGGTATGACAACCACAAAGCATATGAAGACCGGGCCAGCTACAATGTGGGCTTTGCCTGGGATCTGGGGCAGTTTAAGTTCAAATCCCTCTACGGCACGGCCTACAGAAGTCCTTTTGCCCGGCAGATAGATGAAACAGACGGGGACAGTCTAGAGCAAATCCGTAATTTCAACGTTCAGATATCCTGGAAGAACCAGGATACAAAGGCTGCCGTCACTCTGTTTCAAAACAAAATTTCCAACCATGTGATGGAAGACCGCTATGCCGGTGCCGGGTTGTCAACGGCCAACAGCCAGACCATCGAAGGGATGGAACTTGAGATGTCCCATCAATTTTTCGGATCGTTATCAATTTCAGGAAACCTGACCCTTCTGGACAACAACGGCCCCAGAGAGACCTATTTTTACCACGATTATAACCATTATGACGATCAGGGTAATTTAGTCGAAAAACATTACCAGGCGCTGGAATACGCCTATGACACGGGCCCCACGACCATGGGAAATATCCAGGCAAAATGGCAGATGACAGACCACCTGACCCTGGCTCCTGAACTTCGGTACTTTTCCAGACGAAAACTCTACTATCCCGTGTCCGACGAGACCCGGATCTGTCCGGAAGCCTGGATCATGGACATCAATTTAAACATCAAGGATATTCTACCCTTTGATCTGACCCTGTTTGTGAACAATTTATTTGATCATGAGTATCTATCACCTGGCCTCTATTCCATCACCCGGGCTTCGGGGTTGAGCGCTGGGATTCATTTCTCTTATCAATGGTAA
- a CDS encoding ABC transporter substrate binding protein has product MKDRHPKNQFIKRQNILVCQGFRCLFAAILFCQAFAVADAKTNYAVLVSQKIRPYLQVVDGIIQEVENTQNAIEIFYITPGNSQDDSRLILNIKQQGFDTVLTVGPEAASLAWGSNLTIRKIYSVILDPESILGVDEHTCGISLRIPVEMQLNSISKTFSSLKKLGLMFDPAHNQRFYEAATSASIAVGIEIHPIKINRRTQIKEALTDLDVEAIWMIPDQTIISEKIIQYVIKEGIYRNIGVIGYNSFFTRSGAVFSFEFDYRNLGRQAGLKILEAGSKKECTPEPPIFDIVVNRNIAKKFGMEVTP; this is encoded by the coding sequence ATGAAAGATCGACATCCTAAAAATCAGTTCATTAAACGTCAGAACATACTCGTCTGCCAGGGTTTCCGTTGCCTGTTTGCTGCGATTTTGTTTTGCCAGGCGTTTGCTGTTGCGGACGCGAAAACGAACTATGCAGTTTTAGTTTCACAAAAAATCAGACCATATCTCCAGGTTGTTGACGGCATCATTCAAGAGGTTGAAAACACTCAAAATGCCATTGAGATCTTTTATATCACCCCCGGGAATTCGCAAGACGATTCAAGACTAATTTTGAACATTAAGCAGCAAGGGTTTGATACCGTCCTTACAGTAGGACCGGAAGCGGCATCCCTGGCCTGGGGATCTAATCTGACGATCAGAAAAATTTATTCGGTTATCCTGGACCCAGAAAGCATTCTGGGTGTTGATGAGCATACCTGCGGCATTTCATTGAGAATTCCTGTGGAGATGCAATTAAACAGTATTTCCAAAACTTTTTCCTCCCTCAAAAAACTGGGACTGATGTTTGACCCTGCCCATAATCAGCGATTTTACGAGGCCGCGACTTCAGCATCTATCGCTGTAGGTATTGAGATCCATCCCATTAAAATCAACCGGCGAACTCAAATCAAAGAAGCCTTGACAGATCTTGATGTCGAAGCGATATGGATGATTCCAGATCAAACCATCATATCGGAAAAAATTATCCAATACGTAATTAAAGAAGGCATATATCGCAACATCGGTGTGATCGGCTACAACTCCTTTTTTACAAGGTCAGGGGCAGTGTTTTCCTTTGAATTCGATTACCGTAATTTAGGCAGACAGGCAGGTTTAAAAATCCTCGAAGCCGGCAGCAAAAAAGAATGCACACCGGAACCACCGATTTTCGACATCGTGGTAAACCGTAATATTGCCAAAAAATTCGGCATGGAGGTGACGCCATGA